In Bacteroidota bacterium, the sequence GCAAAGCTCGAACAAAAATATTACGAAATTTCAAAAAAGTATTTTTTTATTGATGATTACAAAGCATCAATTGTTTCTTTTGAAAATGTTCTGAAAGATTATCCGGACACTAAATACAGAGAAGAAATTATGTACCTGATTGTGAAAGCAAATTATGCGTATGCCTCTAAAAGCATAGAAAGCAAAAAAGCGGAGAGATTGAAATCAACTGTGACCGCGTATAATAAATTTACAAGCTATTATCCTGATAACAGCAAATACGAAAAGGAGACAGAAGGATACTTTCTCAATGCCAAAAAACAACTTGAAAATTTTCCTAAACAATAAATAAATAAACTCTATCATGGATTACAAAAAATCACTCGCTGAAACAAACACCGTTACTCGTGATCTTCGCGCTTTCGAAGCAAAAACAGGCAATTTGTATGAATCAACTGTGGTGGTTGCAAAACGCGCTAACCAAATTAACCAGGAAGTGAAAGAAGAACTCACCAACAAACTTGCTGAGTTTGCTTCGCATACTGATAACCTTGAAGAAATTTTTGAGAACCGCGAGCAAATTGAAGTATCCAAATACTACGAGCGTTTGCCTAAGCCACACGCCATTGCTATTCAGGAATTCATGGATGATAAAATCTATTACAGGAATCCTTCGAAGGGCTCTAAGAGTTTCTAAAGAAGTTAATGGTTAATCGTTAGTTGTTATTCGGGAATGTTACGGTTAACTATTAACGATTAACAATTTCATGCTTGCAGGAAAAAATATTCTTCTCGGAGTTACAGGCAGCATTGCCGCCTACAAGAGTGCATTTCTCATAAGGCTGTTAGTCAAAGCAGGCGCCAAGGTGAAAGTGGTGGTGACTCCCGCTTCTAAAGATTTTATAACGCCACTCACTCTTTCCACGCTTTCAAAAAATCCTGTTTACTCAGAATTTATTTCCAACCAACAGGGAGAGTGGAACAATCATGTTGATCTTGCGATGTGGGCAGATTATATTCTGATTGCTCCTGCTACTGCAAATACAATGGCGAAAATGGCAAACGGCATTTGCGATAATCTTTTGCTGGCTGTTTATCTTTCAGCTAAATCTCCTGTTGTAATTGCACCTGCTATGGATTTGGATATGTATCAGCATCCGACAACGAAAGAGAATCTTAAGAAACTAAAAACATTCGGAAATATTATTATTCCTGCCGACACAGGCGAACTTGCCAGCGGACTGGAAGGCGAAGGCAGAATGGCAGAACCCGAAGCGATCGTTCAGTTTCTTTCTGAACATATAAAAAAAAAGTCCCCGCTAAGCGGTAAAAAAGCGCTCGTTACAGCCGGACCTACTTACGAAGCCATTGACCCTGTACGTTTCATCGGAAATCATTCATCCGGGAAAATGGGCTTTGAAATTGCCGAGCAACTGGCGAAGAGTGGGGCAGAGGTAACGTTAGTGTGCGGACCAAATGCTCTCTCATCAAAAAATAATTCCATTAAAAGAATTGATATTACTTCAGCAGATGAAATGCATCAACAGTGCATGAAGAGTTCAAAACATTCAGATATTATTGTGATGTCAGCAGCCGTGGCAGATTTTAAACCAAAGGTTACGGTTACGGTTAAGGTTAAGAAAGAAGAGGGGAAATTTAACTCAATTGAATTATTTCCTACTAAAGATATTCTTGCTGATCTCGGGAAAAGAAAGAACGGAAGTCTGCTGGTTGGATTTGCGCTGGAAACCGAAAATGAAATTCAAAACGCTAAAAAGAAACTACACAATAAAAACCTCGACTTCATCGTTCTCAACTCGCCATCAGACACAACAGGGTTTACGCACGATACAAACAAAATAACTATCATCGGAAGCCCATCTCCAACTCTTCCCCAAGGGAAGAGAGCAAAAGGCAAAAAAGAAATAATTGTTAAAAGATTTGAATTAATGACTAAAGTAGAATGTGCAAATATTATTGTAAATGAAATTATTAATCATCTAAAATAATGTCAACCAGAAAGAAGATATTTTTATTTTGCAATAGTATCGCATTGTTTTTTCTCCCTTCCCTTTGGGAAGGGAAGGGGATGGGCTTTTGTTTCGCCCAGGAACTCAATTGTTCCGTGCAGGTAATTTCTCCGCAGTTGAATAACTCTGCTGACAAAAAAATACTCCAAACGCTTCAGCAGTCCATTTTTGAATTCATGAATAACCGCAAATGGACGAACGATGTTTTTCAGCAGGATGAGCGGATTGAGTGCAGCGTGGTGATTACCATTACAGCAAAATCATCTGATGTGTTTGATGGAAGCATACAAGTGCAGGCGCGCAGGCCTGTTTACAAATCCTCGTACAATTCTCTTTTGTTAAACGTGCTGGATAAAAATCTTTCTTTCAGGTATGTGGAGTACCAGCCGCTGGAATTTGTAGAAAATACTTTTACAGCCAATCTCACCTCCGTTCTCGCCTATTATGCCAACGTAATAATCGGAGCTGATTACGACAGTTTTTCTTTGGAAGGCGGAACGCCCTACTATCAGAAAGCCCAGGCCATTGTTTCGAATGCGCAGAGCGCCTCTGAAAAAGGATGGAAGTTTAATGAAGACGACCATAACCGCTATTGGATTGTAGAAAATATTCTGAACTCTACTTTCAAGCCGCTTCGCGAGTGCATGTATAAATATCACCGTACGGGCTTTGATGCGATGGCGGAGGATTTGATAACAGGGAGAGCCACTGTGCTTTCTTCGCTTGAACTTCTGAAAAAGGTTTACGATTCAAAACCCAACTCCTACAGTTTAACGCTGTTCTTTCTTGCCAAAGCCGATGAAATTGTAAACCTTTTCACGCTTGCGGAGCCAGCCGAGAAAACAAAACTACTTGCACTGGTAAATGAAATTGATCCCGCCAACAACACCAAGTACAACAAGATTAATCAGAGCAAGGAGTGATTTTCATGTAAGATGTAAGAGGGCAGATGGCAAATGGCAGAATTTATATTAACGATTTGGATTTTCTGTTGAGGATTTTTTAATCGAGCCAAATATTTTCTTTAACTCTATACCTTCATTAATGAATTCTACAAAATCTTTTATATATTTTTCTTCAGGATATAATTCTTTCAATACTCTTAGCCAATAAACACTTTCTCTGGATTCACGATAGCAGATGGAAATTTTGTTTGCGAAATCTCTTTTTGAAATAGCTCCCTGTGCTTCTTCGTAATTCGAGCCAATGGATAGCCCGGCTCTTGCTAATTGACCTTTTGGAATCCGATAGATGTAATCATCGGGAAGCGTTTTTAGAAATTTCAAAATTCTTACTCCGAAGCGAAAAGTTCTATCTAAGAGTTCCTGTGTTTTTGGATTCATGTTAAATCGCCTTTCCCCTCTGCCCTTTGCCCTCTTACATTTTACATCACATTACCTCACTCCATGCATCATCTTCTTCAGCATAGGTGTCAGTGCAAAAAGCAGTGACCCTGCAACACCGCATAAGATTACGAATACCAAAAAGAATTCGAAAAGATTGTGAATGGTGAATCCGGCAAATACTGGATAGTTGATACTGATCTTGCTTTCAGACATTTTTGCTAATTGGTCAGCGCTGAGCGTGACCGTTTTGTCCAACACCGCCTGCAAATCAATACCCAAGTCTTTTGCTTTTACAAACTGTTCGCCAGTCGCTGGTAATATTGAACCGAGTGTTCCGGCTAATGCATAACCCGATGCGTTTGACAAAAAGAATACCCCGTACAACAAAGAAGCAAACCGTTTAGGCGCAAGTTTGCCTACTAATGACAATCCTATAGGAGATAAGCACAATTCGCCTAATGTTTGGATCAAATAAAGAAGTATGAGCCACTTGATAGCAAGCATGCCGCTTGTGCCAAGGTCTTTTACATTGAACGCTATAATGAGATAACTCAATGCGATCATAAACAATCCGATGGACTGCTTGACCGGAGAGAGTGGTTCTCTTCCCTTTGCTCTGAGTTTGTCCCACAGAATGCTGAAAGGCACTGCGAGCATAACCACAAATATCCCGTTGAATATTTGAATCATTGATGCGGGCATTTGCCAGCCAAATAAAAATGTTCTGTCTGTTTGATTATCTGCAATAAAGGTTAATGAAGAACCTGCTTGTTCGAATGCCGCCCAGAAGAAAATAATGAAAAAGGATATTGTATAAATGACCAGAATCCGGTCGCGCTCAATTTTGGTCAGTGAACTATCAGAAATAATTAATCCGGCAAGTGTAAGACCACTGGCATAGATAAGGGAGTAAATATAATTCTGACCGAATACAAAATGAATTGTACATCCCAATCCGATAAATGCGAGTGCTGCAATCACCTGAGCTGTAACAGAGAATTTTGCCTTCTGTGATTCACCTTCTTCAAAATCAGAAGAAATACTCTTTGATGGCAGGTCACCAAGCGGTCTTCCTTCAGGGGAGACAACATATTTATCTTTAAGAAAGAAAAAAGTAATCGTT encodes:
- a CDS encoding DUF4835 family protein, which translates into the protein MSTRKKIFLFCNSIALFFLPSLWEGKGMGFCFAQELNCSVQVISPQLNNSADKKILQTLQQSIFEFMNNRKWTNDVFQQDERIECSVVITITAKSSDVFDGSIQVQARRPVYKSSYNSLLLNVLDKNLSFRYVEYQPLEFVENTFTANLTSVLAYYANVIIGADYDSFSLEGGTPYYQKAQAIVSNAQSASEKGWKFNEDDHNRYWIVENILNSTFKPLRECMYKYHRTGFDAMAEDLITGRATVLSSLELLKKVYDSKPNSYSLTLFFLAKADEIVNLFTLAEPAEKTKLLALVNEIDPANNTKYNKINQSKE
- a CDS encoding DNA-directed RNA polymerase subunit omega yields the protein MDYKKSLAETNTVTRDLRAFEAKTGNLYESTVVVAKRANQINQEVKEELTNKLAEFASHTDNLEEIFENREQIEVSKYYERLPKPHAIAIQEFMDDKIYYRNPSKGSKSF
- the coaBC gene encoding bifunctional phosphopantothenoylcysteine decarboxylase/phosphopantothenate--cysteine ligase CoaBC, with the translated sequence MLAGKNILLGVTGSIAAYKSAFLIRLLVKAGAKVKVVVTPASKDFITPLTLSTLSKNPVYSEFISNQQGEWNNHVDLAMWADYILIAPATANTMAKMANGICDNLLLAVYLSAKSPVVIAPAMDLDMYQHPTTKENLKKLKTFGNIIIPADTGELASGLEGEGRMAEPEAIVQFLSEHIKKKSPLSGKKALVTAGPTYEAIDPVRFIGNHSSGKMGFEIAEQLAKSGAEVTLVCGPNALSSKNNSIKRIDITSADEMHQQCMKSSKHSDIIVMSAAVADFKPKVTVTVKVKKEEGKFNSIELFPTKDILADLGKRKNGSLLVGFALETENEIQNAKKKLHNKNLDFIVLNSPSDTTGFTHDTNKITIIGSPSPTLPQGKRAKGKKEIIVKRFELMTKVECANIIVNEIINHLK
- a CDS encoding peptide MFS transporter; the protein is MTEVKQGHPKGLFVLFATEMWERFNFYGMRAVLTLFIVSALMMSKEQSSIIYGGFLGLCYLTPMLGGFISDRFLGNRYCIMLGGSLMAIGQLLLFTSASIFGGNLELARTLLYIALGIIILGNGMFKPNISSMVGSLYPKQEKSKLDSAFTIFYMGINLGALLGQFICPMVGDHVDAAGVRDVYVFKWGFLAAGCAMILGTITFFFLKDKYVVSPEGRPLGDLPSKSISSDFEEGESQKAKFSVTAQVIAALAFIGLGCTIHFVFGQNYIYSLIYASGLTLAGLIISDSSLTKIERDRILVIYTISFFIIFFWAAFEQAGSSLTFIADNQTDRTFLFGWQMPASMIQIFNGIFVVMLAVPFSILWDKLRAKGREPLSPVKQSIGLFMIALSYLIIAFNVKDLGTSGMLAIKWLILLYLIQTLGELCLSPIGLSLVGKLAPKRFASLLYGVFFLSNASGYALAGTLGSILPATGEQFVKAKDLGIDLQAVLDKTVTLSADQLAKMSESKISINYPVFAGFTIHNLFEFFLVFVILCGVAGSLLFALTPMLKKMMHGVR
- a CDS encoding four helix bundle protein; the encoded protein is MNPKTQELLDRTFRFGVRILKFLKTLPDDYIYRIPKGQLARAGLSIGSNYEEAQGAISKRDFANKISICYRESRESVYWLRVLKELYPEEKYIKDFVEFINEGIELKKIFGSIKKSSTENPNR